A DNA window from Leopardus geoffroyi isolate Oge1 chromosome A1, O.geoffroyi_Oge1_pat1.0, whole genome shotgun sequence contains the following coding sequences:
- the CDX2 gene encoding homeobox protein CDX-2 isoform X1 translates to MYVSYLLDKDVSMYPSSVRHSGGLNLAPQNFVSPPQYPDYGGYHVAAAAAAAANLDTAQSPGPSWPAAYGAPLREDWNGYAPGGAAAAANAVAHGLNGGSPAAAMGYSGPADYHPHHHPHHHPHHPAAAPSCASGLLQTLNPGPPGPAATAAAEQLSPGGQRRNLCEWMRKPAQQSLGSQVKTRTKDKYRVVYTDHQRLELEKEFHYSRYITIRRKAELAATLGLSERQVKIWFQNRRAKERKINKKKLQQQQQQQQPPPPAPQPPQPPPGPLRSVPEPLSPVSSLQGSVPGSVPGVLGPAAGVLNPTVTQ, encoded by the exons ATGTACGTGAGCTACCTCCTGGACAAGGACGTGAGCATGTACCCCAGCTCCGTGCGCCACTCTGGCGGCCTCAACCTGGCCCCGCAGAACTTCGTCAGCCCCCCGCAGTACCCGGACTACGGCGGCTACCATGTGGcggccgcggccgccgcggccgcGAACTTGGACACTGCGCAGTCCCCGGGGCCGTCCTGGCCCGCGGCGTACGGGGCCCCGCTCCGAGAGGACTGGAACGGCTACGCGCCGGGgggcgccgcggccgccgccaACGCGGTGGCGCACGGCCTCAACGGGGGCTCCCCGGCCGCCGCCATGGGCTACAGCGGCCCGGCCGACTACCACCCGCACCATCACCCGCACCACCACCCGCACCACCCGGCCGCTGCGCCTTCCTGCGCCTCGGGGTTGCTGCAGACACTCAATCCCGGCCCTCCCGGGCcagccgccaccgccgccgccgagCAGCTGTCCCCGGGCGGCCAGCGGCGGAACCTGTGCGAGTGGATGCGGAAGCCCGCGCAGCAGTCCCTCGGAAGCCAAG TGAAAACCAGGACGAAAGACAAATACCGAGTGGTGTATACGGACCACCAGAGgctggagctggagaaggagTTTCACTACAGTCGTTACATCACCATCCGGAGGAAAGCCGAGCTGGCCGCCACGCTGGGGCTCTCCGAGAGGCAG GTTAAAATTTGGTTTCAGAACCGCAGAGcgaaggaaaggaaaatcaacaagaagaagttgcagcagcagcagcagcagcagcagcccccaCCGCCGGCACCACAGCCCCCCCAGCCGCCGCCAGGCCCTCTGAGAAGCGTCCCGGAGCCCCTGAGTCCTGTGTCTTCCCTGCAAGGCTCGGTGCCCGGCTCTGTCCCTGGGGTTCTGGGGCCAGCCGCGGGGGTGTTAAACCCCACTGTCACCCAATGA
- the CDX2 gene encoding homeobox protein CDX-2 isoform X2 → MYVSYLLDKDVSMYPSSVRHSGGLNLAPQNFVSPPQYPDYGGYHVAAAAAAAANLDTAQSPGPSWPAAYGAPLREDWNGYAPGGAAAAANAVAHGLNGGSPAAAMGYSGPADYHPHHHPHHHPHHPAAAPSCASGLLQTLNPGPPGPAATAAAEQLSPGGQRRNLCEWMRKPAQQSLGSQVKTRTKDKYRVVYTDHQRLELEKEFHYSRYITIRRKAELAATLGLSERLKFGFRTAERRKGKSTRRSCSSSSSSSSPHRRHHSPPSRRQAL, encoded by the exons ATGTACGTGAGCTACCTCCTGGACAAGGACGTGAGCATGTACCCCAGCTCCGTGCGCCACTCTGGCGGCCTCAACCTGGCCCCGCAGAACTTCGTCAGCCCCCCGCAGTACCCGGACTACGGCGGCTACCATGTGGcggccgcggccgccgcggccgcGAACTTGGACACTGCGCAGTCCCCGGGGCCGTCCTGGCCCGCGGCGTACGGGGCCCCGCTCCGAGAGGACTGGAACGGCTACGCGCCGGGgggcgccgcggccgccgccaACGCGGTGGCGCACGGCCTCAACGGGGGCTCCCCGGCCGCCGCCATGGGCTACAGCGGCCCGGCCGACTACCACCCGCACCATCACCCGCACCACCACCCGCACCACCCGGCCGCTGCGCCTTCCTGCGCCTCGGGGTTGCTGCAGACACTCAATCCCGGCCCTCCCGGGCcagccgccaccgccgccgccgagCAGCTGTCCCCGGGCGGCCAGCGGCGGAACCTGTGCGAGTGGATGCGGAAGCCCGCGCAGCAGTCCCTCGGAAGCCAAG TGAAAACCAGGACGAAAGACAAATACCGAGTGGTGTATACGGACCACCAGAGgctggagctggagaaggagTTTCACTACAGTCGTTACATCACCATCCGGAGGAAAGCCGAGCTGGCCGCCACGCTGGGGCTCTCCGAGAG GTTAAAATTTGGTTTCAGAACCGCAGAGcgaaggaaaggaaaatcaacaagaagaagttgcagcagcagcagcagcagcagcagcccccaCCGCCGGCACCACAGCCCCCCCAGCCGCCGCCAGGCCCTCTGA
- the URAD gene encoding putative 2-oxo-4-hydroxy-4-carboxy-5-ureidoimidazoline decarboxylase has translation MDMEKVNSMDFGEFVDVFGNVVERCPLIAAAVWSQRPFSNSEDLEKHFFAFIDALPQSGQEGILRCHPDLAGRELQQGTLTAESRREQRGAGLMSLDAAERLRLAELNAQYRARFGFPFVLAARLSDRAAVPGELARRLQRPPAEELRTALGEVKKIGRLRLADLLGAAGLAGP, from the exons ATGGACATGGAGAAGGTCAACTCCATGGACTTTGGAGAATTTGTGGATGTGTTCGGGAATGTCGTTGAGAGATGCCCTCTGATTGCGGCTGCTGTGTGGTCCCAGCGCCCGTTCTCCAACTCGGAAGATTTAGAGAAGCACTTTTTTGCCTTTATTGACGCCCTTCCACAGTCAG GCCAAGAGGGCATCCTGCGCTGCCACCCGGACCTGGCGGGCCGCGAGCTGCAGCAGGGCACGCTCACTGCGGAGTCGCGGCGGGAGCAGAGGGGCGCGGGCCTGATGAGCCTGGACGCGGCCGAGCGGCTCCGGCTGGCGGAGCTCAACGCTCAGTACCGCGCGCGCTTCGGCTTCCCCTTCGTGCTCGCCGCGCGTCTCAGCGACCGGGCGGCGGTGCCGGGGGAGCTGGCGCGCCGGCTGCAGCGCCCGCCCGCCGAGGAGCTGCGCACCGCCCTGGGCGAGGTGAAGAAGATCGGCCGCCTGCGCCTCGCCGACCTCCTCGGCGCCGCCGGCCTCGCCGGACCGTAG